The Papaver somniferum cultivar HN1 chromosome 3, ASM357369v1, whole genome shotgun sequence genome includes a region encoding these proteins:
- the LOC113355758 gene encoding uncharacterized protein LOC113355758, whose translation MVDHLPKHGDEVPSCFLNVNLLCSKSSIGLLTSTQRPKYNRSTEIDPSLSQTKVMGIWQVGAAGLLLLQLFISNAFATAAYLQNPDFETPPTNIPKNSTNPFIPLNSTINTLPGWSYQGTVQYVISSSREGNAIYLGQNGMINQTFNAMEEYDQTYDYLLTFSLKPAQPNCTNPTSVTISLPNRSAVVSFNKKFGNSSSCQTHACYLGVHGVKELINLTIENHSTDQSTNTTKCGVILDSFIFKLIPNPISYDANFWFGYENGRSVSKVIKELPQNGGFEVGPAFSNNYFGGVLIDAESNSALSPLNRWTILGTVKYITRNKNYSVPEGVAAIELVSGKSSGVELGFEFW comes from the exons ATGGTTGACCATCTTCCAAAACATGGAGATGAGGTACCATCGTGCTTTCTCAATGTCAACTTACTATGTTCAAAGTCATCCATTGGCCTCCTTACAAGTACACAAAGACCCAAGTACAACAGAAGTACAGAAATAGACCCCTCTTTGTCTCAGACGAAAGTAATGGGGATATGGCAAGTAGGAGCTGCAGGGCTActtctccttcaactcttcatatCAAATGCATTTGCAACAG CCGCATATCTGCAAAACCCAGACTTTGAAACACCACCAACAAACATACCAAAAAACTCAACAAACCCATTTATACCATTGAATTCAACAATCAATACGCTACCAGGATGGTCATATCAAGGCACTGTTCAGTATGTGATTTCCTCAAGTCGGGAAGGGAATGCAATATATTTAGGCCAAAATGGAATGATTAATCAAACATTTAACGCAATGGAAGAATATGATCAAACTTATGATTATTTACTTACATTTAGTCTTAAACCAGCTCAACCAAATTGTACTAATCCTACTAGTGTTACCATCTCTCTTCCGAATAGATCAGCTGTTGTCTCATTCAACAAGAAATTTGGGAATTCAAGTAGTTGCCAGACTCATGCCTGTTATTTGGGTGTTCATGGGGTTAAAGAGTTGATTAACCTCACTATTGAAAATCATTCAACTGATCAAAGTACTAACACCACTAAATGTGGTGTGATTTTGGATTCCTTCATTTTCAAGCTTATTCCGAATCCTATAAGCTATG ACGCTAACTTCTGGTTTGGATACGAAAACGGGCGATCAGTCAGCAAAGTAATAAAAGAACTGCCACAAAATGGCGGGTTTGAAGTCGGACCAGCATTTTCCAACAACTACTTCGGTGGCGTTTTAATTGACGCAGAATCAAATTCAGCTCTATCGCCATTAAACCGATGGACAATATTAGGAACAGTGAAATACATAACTAGAAACAAAAACTATAGTGTTCCAGAAGGAGTTGCTGCAATCGAACTCGTCTCAGGGAAATCAAGTGGGGTAGAGTTAGGATTTGAGTTTTGGTGA
- the LOC113361108 gene encoding uncharacterized protein LOC113361108 — protein MGIWQAGAAAGLLLLQLLIASAFADLQNLDFETPPTNIPKNSKNQFIPLNSTINTLPGWSYQGNVQYVISSGQGGNAIYLGQNGKINQNGNQTFKDDRNYDYLLAFSFKPAQPNCTGPTSVTISVPNRSVVVSFDKKFGNSSSWQTHACYLGVHGNKELLNLAIENQSTNTTKCGVVLDSSILKLIPNPASLYDDNVFENGQLIKGKKNLVVASISQQFLWWRYT, from the exons ATGGGGATATGGCAAGCAGGAGCTGCTGCAGGACTACTACTCCTTCAGCTCTTAATAGCAAGTGCATTTGCAG ATCTTCAAAACCTTGACTTTGAAACACCACCAACAAACATaccaaaaaactcaaaaaacCAATTTATACCACTGAATTCAACAATCAACACCCTGCCAGGATGGTCATACCAAGGCAATGTACAGTATGTCATTTCCTCAGGCCAGGGAGGAAATGCAATATACTTGGGCCAAAATGGAAAGATTAATCAAAATGGTAATCAAACATTTAAAGATGATCGAAACTATGATTATTTACTTGCATTTAGTTTTAAACCAGCTCAACCAAATTGTACTGGTCCTACTAGTGTTACCATTTCTGTCCCAAATAGGTCAGTCGTGGTCTCATTCGACAAGAAATTTGGGAATTCAAGTAGTTGGCAAACTCATGCTTGTTATTTGGGTGTTCATGGGAATAAAGAGTTGCTTAATCTTGCTATTGAAAATCAAAGTACTAACACCACTAAATGTGGTGTGGTTTTGGATTCATCCATTCTCAAGCTAATTCCGAATCCTGCAAGTTTATATG ACGATAACGTATTCGAAAATGGGCAATTAATCAAAGGGAAGAAAAACCTGGTGGTGGCCAGCATTtcccaacaattcctttggtgGCGTTATACTTGA
- the LOC113355761 gene encoding uncharacterized protein LOC113355761: MRIWQAEAAGLLLLQLLIASAFAADLRNPDFETPPTNIPKNSTNQSIPLNSTINTLPGWSYQGTVQYVISPSQGGNAIYLGQDGKINQTFKAVKQFDQNYDYLLTFSLKPAQPNCTSPTSVTVSVPDRSVVVSFEKKFGNSSSWQSHACYLGVHGNKELINLTIENQSTNTTKCGVVLDSFIFELIPNPIDYDTDFWFGYENGKEITKLKKKLVLNGGFEVGPAFSNNSLGGVLMSAESNPAKSPLNQWAIFGTVKYITTNKNYKVPEGVAAVELVSGKSSGVQTTVTLKKGSEYHLEVFVSENNDACIGKFKVGVQAGSIVHDFVMGRNRRGNGRSFSWIIKAESSVTPISIRSSATTKTKDQVFCGPVMDNVIIELLVSYGLKLQISILFVGIGFLATLAQITG, translated from the exons ATGCGGATATGGCAAGCAGAAGCTGCAGGACTACTTCTCCTTCAACTCCTAATAGCAAGTGCATTCGCAGCAG ATCTTCGAAACCCTGACTTTGAAACACCACCAACAAACATACCAAAAAACTCAACAAACCAATCTATACCACTGAATTCAACAATCAATACCCTGCCAGGATGGTCATATCAAGGCACTGTACAGTATGTAATTTCTCCAAGTCAGGGAGGGAATGCAATTTATTTAGGACAAGACGGAAAGATTAACCAAACGTTTAAAGCAGTCAAACAATTTGATCAGAATTATGATTATTTACTTACATTTAGTCTTAAACCAGCTCAACCAAATTGTACTAGTCCTACTAGTGTTACCGTATCTGTTCCGGATAGATcggttgttgtttcttttgaaaagaaatttgggaATTCAAGTAGTTGGCAAAGTCATGCCTGTTATCTGGGTGTTCATGGGAATAAAGAGTTGATTAATCTTACTATTGAAAATCAAAGTACGAACACCACTAAATGTGGTGTGGTTTTGGATTCATTCATTTTCGAGCTAATTCCGAATCCTATAGATTATG ACACTGACTTCTGGTTTGGATACGAAAATGGGAAAGAAATCACCAAACTAAAGAAAAAACTGGTGCTAAATGGCGGGTTCGAAGTCGGGCCAGCATTTTCCAACAATTCCCTTGGTGGCGTTCTAATGAGCGCAGAATCAAATCCAGCTAAATCGCCATTAAACCAATGGGCAATATTTGGAACAGTGAAATACATAACTACAAACAAAAACTATAAAGTTCCAGAAGGAGTTGCTGCAGTAGAGCTTGTTTCAGGGAAATCAAGTGGAGTACAAACAACAGTTACACTAAAAAAAGGTTCGGAGTATCATTTGGAAGTTTTCGTTTCTGAAAATAATGATGCATGCATTGGTAAATTCAAAGTGGGTGTTCAAGCAGGATCAATAGTTCATGATTTCGTAATGGGAAGAAATCGAAGGGGTAATGGGAGGAGTTTTTCATGGATAATCAAAGCAGAATCGAGTGTAACTCCTATCAGTATTCGGAGTTCCGCAACAACAAAAACTAAAGATCAAGTTTTCTGTGGTCCTGTTATGGATAACGTTATTATAGAACTTCTTGTTTCATATGGCTTGAAATTGCAAATAAGTATTCTGTTTGTTGGTATTGGGTTTCTTGCAACTCTTGCACAGATTACTGGATAG